A segment of the uncultured Fibrobacter sp. genome:
TTTTACACCTTTCGGGAGTCAATTCCTTCAACTCCATGAGCGAGCCATAGAACATATCGAACACGCAAACGTCTTTCGAGAAATTCCATCCGCTGATATCTCCCATGAATCGAGAAAATGAAAACATCTCGATCATCATCTTAACGTTCGAAACATTCCACTGTGAAATGTCTCCATTGAAACGCGAATGGGCAAACATGTTGCTCATATCGAAAACGGACGACACATCCCAGCGACTAATGTCCTGATTAAATTGAGAATCTCGGAACATGCACGACATGGTCCCAACGTTTGACACGTTCCAATTTCCAATGTCGCCATTAAATGCCGAACTTTGGAATGTCGCGAACATATCTTTAACATTCGACACGTTCCAGCCGCTAATATCACCGTTAAATTGCGAGCCATGGAACATGCTGTTCATCGATTCAACATTCGACATATCCCAGCCACTGATATCGCCATTGAATGCACTATTTGGCCCTGAAAAAATGCAGTACATATCCGTCACTTGTGATACGTC
Coding sequences within it:
- a CDS encoding BspA family leucine-rich repeat surface protein, whose translation is MSQKREKVVARDRDHLRQIVFESIEKFGPNCDLNFIDVSQVTDMYCIFSGPNSAFNGDISGWDMSNVESMNSMFHGSQFNGDISGWNVSNVKDMFATFQSSAFNGDIGNWNVSNVGTMSCMFRDSQFNQDISRWDVSSVFDMSNMFAHSRFNGDISQWNVSNVKMMIEMFSFSRFMGDISGWNFSKDVCVFDMFYGSLMELKELTPERCKNLEEEWQKNHPPVSDEELGDELPF